The DNA sequence acccgggtcttcactaTAACGATCGAgagaatactttaaccacaagaccacCCGACCACCCCAAATAGCACAGTGACACATGTACCTCGAATAGCATCAACTTGCCAAGTCAAGATACGTGTCTGGGAAACACTGCGTATTGCTGTACATGTTTGGACTATGAGCGTCCGGTCTGGCCATGCATTACACTGTGTACAGCCCCTGGAATACCCAGGTGTCCTGACTCCATGTTGACACCGAGGATCGCTAGTGTCACTGAACTGTCTTCAGATGACCCGTCAGTCTGGGTGTAGATGGTATGGATAAATAACCTATTAAAGTTTGTCAAACAGTGTTCGCCTATGATAGAACCCATTTGTGGGACCTTCCACCAAATTAAAAATAATCCTGTAAATAATGAcatcactattttcagtgattcaAAGGATTTGGTAATTATCCTTCATGTCACGAATACGAATATTCTTGGGATAAATCAAATACATGAAACTGTACAGACATCTACTACGGTTACTGTTTATACGTTATTATCACTGCATGCATGATACTGTACAGACATATACTACGGTTACTGTTTATACGTTATTATCACTGCATGCATGATACTGTACAGACATCTACTATGGTTACTGTTTATACGTTATTATCACTGCATGCATGATACTGTACAGACATCTACTACGGTTACTGTTTATACGTTATGTACAGACATATACTACGGTTACTGTTTATACGTTATCACTGCATGCATGATACTGTACAGACATCTACTACGGTTACTGTTTATACGTTATTATCACTGCATGCATGATAGTGTACAGACATCTGCTACGGTTACTGTTTATACGTTATTATCACTGCATGCATGATACTGTACAGACATCTGCTACGGTTACTGTTTATACGTTATCACTGCATACATGATACTGTACAGACATCTACTACGGTTACTGTTTATACGTTATGTACAGACATATACTACGGTTACTGTTTATACGTTATCACTGCATGCATGATACTGTACAGACATCTACTATGCTTACTGTTTATACGTTATTATCACTGCATGCATGATACTGTGCAGACATCTACTACGGTTACTGTTTATACGTTATTATCACTGCATGTATGATGCTGTGCAGACATCTGCTACGGTTACTGTTTATACGTTATTATCACTGCATACATGATACTGTACAGACAGCTGCTATCAGTATGAGAGTATGAGTATAGAGTACAATTATGCCATGTAGATTACATGCTTGGAAACTATGACACGCAAAACAAGGATTGTTACAGTTAAATCATGTTTTCAATAATATTCAAACAACGATTACATGTAGGCAGGTGACGTTTTATCGCTTCTCATATGAGACATTGTTACGTTATTTTCACACTCTAATAAACCAATTTGATGCTGTGTTGTAAcaaaaattgaaacaaataataaacaaagTCACTACAAACGGCAAAAATAAATTGCTGTGAGAAAACAAAAATTATATTTTCCTTCGGGAAATTCATGAGATACCTACCTAATACTTTAAGTATTACTGGAGGTTTCAGTGTAGGGAAACCCAGAAGTTCATTCTCCGACGCGTTCAGGCAACAGGATACATGAAGTCATGAAAAAAAGGTCTTCAGACTCAGAACTAACAGAGAAACAGTTAATCTGCACGTATCATACCACATGTATAATcatcattatattatattatcttAGGTATTTGCACAACGATATTATCTAAGGAAGCTTGCCTTTCAAATTTATGACAAGTAACatttttttgaaagaaattaatGATTTCAGCACAACGAACAAGATATAAAAAACAGCCCCCACTTTTCTCCGACCACCGGTATCTCAGACAATCAGTCGGTTATATGTTATACAATTCTTCCACTTAGAGGATGCAGCATCATATCTTGAGTCTGTTGCCTCAGCAGGTGTTCCCTCTAGCAGTTTAGCGCATACTCCCTCGTCTGGCTACTGGAGGACAAAGTGTTGTCTCCCAGTCTGTTGTATTTACTCTTCACTTCAGTCGGGGCTGCAGCGTTTCCCAGTCAATTGTAATCGTCACTTTTGTCATCTTTCTCCAGGACAAAGTAGTCAAGTGTAGGTTGGTAGGCTGAGACATACCAGTCTCCCAGTCTGTTGTATGTACCCTTCACTCCAGTCGGGGTCCCACTAGTGTCGTCTTCCAGTCTGTTGTATGTACCCATCCCTCCAGTCGGGGTCCCACTAGAGTCGTCTTCCAGTCTGTTGTATGTACCCATCCCTCCAGTCGGGGTCCCACTAGTGTCGTCACCCAGTCTGTTGTATGTACCCTTCACTTCAGTCGGGATCCCACTAGTGTCGTCACGCAGTCTGTTATATGTACCCATCCCTCCCGTCGGGGTCCCACTATTGTCGTCACCCAGTCTGTTGTATGTACCCATCCCTCCAGGTGGGACCCCACTATTGTCGTCACCCAGTCTGTTGTATGTACCCATCCCTCCAGTCAGGGTCCCACTAGTGTCGTCGTCACCCAGTCTGTTGTATGTACCCATCCCTCCAGTCGGGGTCCCACTAGTGTCGTCTTCCAGTCTTTTGTATGTACCCTTCACTTCAGTCGGGATCCCACTATTGTCGTCTTCCAGTCTGTTGTATGTACCCATCCCTCCAGTCGAGGTCCCACTATTGTCGTCACCCAGTCTGTTGTATGTACCCATCCCTCCAGGCGGGACCCCACTATTGTCGTCACCCATTCTGTTGTATGTACCCATCCCTCCAGTCAGGGTCCCACTATTGTCGTCACCCAGTCTGTTGTATGTACCCATCCCTCCAGTCAGGGTCCCACTATTGTCGTCACCCAGTCTGTTGTATGTACCCATCCCTCCAGTCGGGGTTCTCCTTATTTACTCGCGTATGTTCTATAGACTAGACGGTGTAGGGGTCTCTGTGTAGATGCTGTGTCTACTCGACCCTGTAGGTTGTCTCCGAGTATATGTTGTGTCCACAGGACTATGTGTGTGGGTTTCGTGTAGATGTCTCCACAGGACCATGTTTGTGGTCTCCATGCAGACGCTGTGTCTACAGGACCATGTTTGTGGTCTCCTTGTAGATCCTGTGTCTACAGGACCATGTTCGAGGTCTCCACATAGATGCTGTATCTAAAGGCTCATGTAGGTGGTCTCAGTGTAGATCTAGATGATCCATCCACAGGACCATGTTGGGGGTTTCTGTGTAGATGATGTGTCTAAAGGATCATGTTTGTGGTCTCCATGTAGATGATGTGTCTAAAGGATCATGTTTGTGGTCTCTGTGTAGATGCTGTGTCTACGGGACCATGTATGTGGTCTCCGTGTAATTGCTCTATCCAGAGAATGGAGGCAACAGATGCTTCCTGATTATTTCGCTTCAAGTTATGACGGAAGAAAAGATAACGGTTATAAAATCGATATGGTTTGGAGTGTCTCTAACTTTCATCATCCAGATTCTGAATACGATAAACAGATAAacgaaataatattcatatgaATTAGCAGTAACTTACTAATCCCATGTATGTATGAGGGTTTTCTGCCGCTCCTTCCTTCAGTCGGTCTCCTCTTCTGTAACACCAATGTTCGTGACATAAAGCAGTTTTGTTGAAGCTTTAGTTGAAATTTGTTTGTTGAAGAAAACCGAACAGATGAAAACCCATGTAAATCATACGAATAAAATAATCATACGACTTTTTTATTTTGGTTAATCGTTTAATgacgcactcatcaatattcggGGTACGTGACGACAGTtagtaaacaatcgagtctggaatgTGAAGACATGCAAGAAGTAAGTGATTGAGCGTGACTACCCGATATCCTTTGTCGTCTCTTAGATCAAGCACTGGTTGGATCAAGACCAGTTGTAACCCGAATAATCACGGGTCACATTAAGCAGTTATCATACCTAAAGGGTCCTTGTGTGAATAGCTGTCTATCATCTGGTATACACACGATGACACATACAGCTTCATAAATGACAACAAGTTGCCATCCATAAaggtgtatgtttcatttttgactcaccaacttctagaatgccgatgAAACAATTATAATGTCTAGCATGATATTCTTGCTCAATTTTCAGCTCTCGTTTCcaatgtattttttgtttgacaacacatCGGTCATCAGCTATTCTGACCTTCCTGGCTCTGGTTGCT is a window from the Haliotis asinina isolate JCU_RB_2024 chromosome 9, JCU_Hal_asi_v2, whole genome shotgun sequence genome containing:
- the LOC137297175 gene encoding uncharacterized protein; this translates as MGDDNSGVPPGGMGTYNRLGDDNSGTSTGGMGTYNRLEDDNSGIPTEVKGTYKRLEDDTSGTPTGGMGTYNRLGDDDTSGTLTGGMGTYNRLGDDNSGVPPGGMGTYNRLGDDNSGTPTGGMGTYNRLRDDTSGIPTEVKGTYNRLGDDTSGTPTGGMGTYNRLEDDSSGTPTGGMGTYNRLEDDTSGTPTGVKGTYNRLGDWYVSAYQPTLDYFVLEKDDKSDDYN